The following proteins are co-located in the Chryseobacterium daecheongense genome:
- a CDS encoding exonuclease domain-containing protein — MKTTDHILIIDLEATCWDSRPPRGQESEIIEIGVCVMDAKTGEISRNEGILVRPQYSKVSPFCTELTTITQKMLDEEGVLFDDALDILRAEYHSEHLTWASYGNYDLNMLQNQARRFNLDYPLSDSHINVKTLFGCVHPSIRKSVGMSRALGELNLKLEGIHHRGVDDAKNIAKILHWCLQNN, encoded by the coding sequence GCAACATGTTGGGACAGCCGGCCGCCAAGAGGACAAGAAAGTGAGATCATTGAAATCGGGGTTTGCGTTATGGATGCAAAGACCGGCGAGATCTCAAGAAACGAAGGGATTTTGGTAAGACCTCAATATTCAAAGGTGAGCCCATTCTGTACGGAGCTGACTACCATCACCCAAAAGATGCTGGATGAAGAAGGTGTTTTATTTGATGATGCCTTAGATATACTCCGGGCAGAATATCATTCAGAACATCTTACCTGGGCAAGTTATGGCAATTATGACTTGAACATGCTTCAAAACCAGGCCAGAAGATTTAATCTTGATTATCCCTTAAGTGATAGTCATATTAATGTCAAGACATTATTCGGGTGTGTTCATCCTTCGATCAGGAAAAGTGTAGGAATGAGCAGGGCTTTAGGGGAACTTAATCTTAAGCTGGAAGGAATCCATCACCGCGGTGTGGACGATGCTAAAAATATTGCCAAGATTTTACATTGGTGCCTGCAAAATAACTAA
- a CDS encoding alpha/beta hydrolase: METAIINNVDLCYEIFGENNSTSIILISGLGSQMIRWDNSFCEQLSSQGFKVIRFDNRDSGASVFTTEKEIQFGGNIEQTFSEIRKEDIPYSLMDMAKDVIGLMDHLHIKKAHIIGRSMGGVIAQLLGSYFPERVSSITIIMSTSLNPQLPSAHPEVMAMMTQPPVDYLTNKEAYIKEKIIFAKRISGNFPLNEMQERSLIEQELIRSKTKNGMFRQMLAMGSWIYNPNDLQQILAPVLIIHGTDDPIFHPESARDLYRTIPNSELMMIEGMGHSIPEELYIPMCKKIIQTVNLSEK; this comes from the coding sequence ATGGAAACAGCAATCATTAACAATGTAGATTTATGCTACGAGATCTTTGGAGAAAATAATAGTACTTCTATAATTTTAATCTCAGGATTAGGCAGCCAGATGATCCGATGGGATAATTCTTTCTGCGAGCAGCTTTCTTCACAAGGCTTCAAAGTCATCCGTTTTGATAACAGGGATTCCGGGGCTTCTGTTTTTACTACGGAAAAAGAAATCCAATTCGGAGGAAATATCGAGCAAACCTTTTCAGAGATCAGAAAAGAAGACATTCCCTATTCACTGATGGATATGGCAAAAGACGTTATAGGGCTTATGGATCATCTACACATTAAAAAGGCTCATATTATTGGCAGATCCATGGGTGGGGTGATTGCACAATTGCTGGGCTCTTACTTTCCCGAAAGAGTATCATCGATCACCATTATTATGTCTACCTCGCTCAATCCTCAGCTGCCTTCTGCACATCCGGAGGTTATGGCAATGATGACCCAACCACCTGTTGATTATCTTACCAACAAAGAAGCTTATATTAAAGAAAAAATAATTTTTGCCAAAAGGATATCAGGCAATTTCCCTTTGAACGAAATGCAGGAAAGAAGTTTAATAGAACAAGAATTAATCCGTTCTAAAACAAAAAATGGTATGTTCAGGCAAATGTTGGCTATGGGCTCCTGGATATACAACCCCAATGACCTGCAACAAATTTTAGCACCTGTTCTTATCATTCACGGAACAGATGACCCTATTTTTCATCCTGAATCTGCCAGAGATCTTTACCGGACTATTCCGAATTCAGAGCTTATGATGATCGAAGGAATGGGACATTCCATCCCGGAAGAGCTTTATATCCCGATGTGCAAAAAGATTATACAAACTGTAAATTTATCGGAAAAATAA